A region of Rhizorhabdus wittichii RW1 DNA encodes the following proteins:
- a CDS encoding NADH:flavin oxidoreductase/NADH oxidase (PFAM: NADH:flavin oxidoreductase/NADH oxidase) produces MKRLHGQCAAGPRAALFVPFVSRALTLPNRIVMSPMGRAHAEAGRPHADYGAYFRRRIEGGVGLAITGAAAVAHDLADYDGTGPHFHGEDALAGWRAVLEEVHMAGGRLIPQLWHTGMARHVAAFGGGAAIGPSGYAIADLDAGRGPSGRAMTEADMDAVVAAFAGSAAAARAQGFDGIEVHAGHGFLLDQFLWPATNRRTDDHGGSPANRARFPARVVAACRAAVGPDVPILLRLSQFKIDAYGARIADTPDELGALLAPLVEAGVDILHCSQREAWEPAFAGSDRNLAAWAKALTGLPTIAVGSIGLAGLFTEEEAATPGAGLPGVSLARLDQVAEQLARGDFDLLAVGRSLLADPAWPNKVREGREASLRPLDFAALTQLR; encoded by the coding sequence GTGAAGCGACTCCATGGACAGTGCGCAGCCGGACCGCGCGCGGCGCTGTTCGTGCCCTTCGTCTCGCGCGCGCTGACGCTGCCCAACCGCATCGTCATGTCGCCGATGGGGCGCGCCCATGCCGAAGCGGGCCGGCCGCACGCCGATTACGGCGCCTATTTCCGGCGGCGGATCGAGGGCGGCGTCGGACTGGCGATCACCGGCGCGGCGGCGGTGGCGCACGACCTGGCCGACTATGACGGCACCGGCCCGCATTTCCACGGCGAGGACGCGCTGGCCGGCTGGCGCGCCGTGCTGGAGGAGGTCCACATGGCCGGCGGCCGGCTGATCCCGCAGCTCTGGCACACCGGCATGGCGCGTCATGTCGCGGCGTTCGGGGGCGGGGCGGCGATCGGCCCGTCGGGCTATGCGATCGCCGATCTCGACGCCGGCCGGGGCCCGAGCGGGCGGGCGATGACCGAGGCGGACATGGACGCGGTCGTCGCGGCCTTCGCCGGATCGGCGGCGGCGGCGCGGGCGCAGGGCTTCGACGGGATCGAGGTCCATGCCGGCCATGGCTTCCTGCTCGACCAGTTCCTCTGGCCGGCGACCAACCGGCGCACCGACGACCATGGCGGATCGCCGGCCAACCGGGCGCGCTTTCCGGCCCGCGTGGTGGCGGCGTGCCGCGCGGCTGTCGGCCCCGATGTCCCGATCCTGCTGCGCCTGTCGCAGTTCAAGATCGACGCCTATGGCGCGCGCATCGCCGATACGCCGGACGAGCTCGGCGCGCTGCTGGCGCCGCTGGTCGAGGCGGGCGTCGACATCCTCCACTGCTCGCAGCGCGAGGCGTGGGAGCCGGCTTTCGCCGGCAGCGACCGCAACCTCGCCGCCTGGGCGAAGGCGCTGACCGGCCTGCCGACGATCGCGGTGGGCTCGATCGGCCTGGCTGGCCTGTTCACCGAGGAGGAGGCGGCGACGCCCGGCGCGGGCCTGCCCGGCGTGTCGCTGGCGCGGCTCGACCAGGTGGCGGAGCAATTGGCGCGCGGTGACTTCGACCTGCTGGCGGTCGGCCGCTCGCTGCTCGCCGATCCGGCCTGGCCGAACAAGGTGCGCGAAGGCCGGGAGGCGAGCCTGCGGCCGCTCGACTTCGCGGCGCTGACCCAATTGCGGTGA
- a CDS encoding short-chain dehydrogenase/reductase SDR (PFAM: NAD-dependent epimerase/dehydratase; short-chain dehydrogenase/reductase SDR; KR) yields the protein MRRFEGRVVLVTGAASGIGRATALRLAEEGARLLCVDVNGDGAEATAKAVPDGAAMRVDVADAAACDAAVAEAGRRFGRLDGLANVAGVGSFGHAAATSDAEWQRVIGINLTGVFQMTRAALPALEAANGAIVNIASAAGLVATPYAAAYSASKSGVVGLTRSVAAEYARRGVRVNAICPGAVDTPLIAGGFDAIDGVDMDLFGRMTPLIGPTARPEDVAAAVAFLLSDDARFITGATLAVDGGQTAI from the coding sequence ATGCGGAGATTCGAGGGGCGGGTCGTGCTGGTGACCGGGGCGGCGTCGGGGATCGGCCGCGCCACCGCGTTGCGGCTGGCCGAGGAAGGCGCGCGCCTGCTGTGCGTCGACGTCAACGGCGACGGCGCCGAGGCGACCGCGAAGGCGGTGCCGGACGGCGCGGCGATGCGGGTCGACGTCGCCGACGCGGCGGCGTGCGACGCGGCGGTGGCGGAGGCGGGCCGGCGCTTCGGCCGGCTCGACGGGCTCGCCAACGTCGCCGGGGTCGGCAGCTTCGGCCATGCCGCCGCGACCAGCGACGCCGAATGGCAGCGCGTGATCGGCATCAACCTGACCGGCGTGTTCCAGATGACCCGCGCGGCGCTGCCCGCGCTCGAGGCGGCGAACGGCGCGATCGTCAACATCGCCAGCGCGGCGGGGCTGGTCGCGACCCCCTATGCCGCGGCCTATTCGGCGTCGAAGAGCGGCGTCGTCGGCCTCACCCGGTCGGTCGCGGCCGAATATGCGCGGCGCGGGGTGCGGGTGAACGCGATCTGCCCCGGCGCGGTCGACACCCCGCTGATCGCCGGCGGCTTCGATGCGATCGACGGGGTCGACATGGACCTGTTCGGCCGGATGACCCCGCTGATCGGCCCGACCGCCCGGCCCGAGGACGTCGCGGCGGCGGTGGCCTTCCTGCTGTCGGACGACGCGCGCTTCATCACCGGCGCCACCCTGGCGGTGGACGGCGGCCAGACCGCGATCTGA
- a CDS encoding acyl-CoA dehydrogenase domain protein (PFAM: acyl-CoA dehydrogenase domain protein; Acyl-CoA dehydrogenase, type 2, C-terminal domain), with product MDFTLTDDQQALRDLAARILDDATGDEAIRAFADSGRPYDAVLWRTLAEAGMLGLALSVEAGGLGLGMVELGLLLEEQGRTLAPLPLTPVALAGWAIDAHGNAAHKKWLGAMLSGAAILAVAIEEVGGVDPCDPAMTAAPDGDGWRLGGAKVAVPYGAEAQALLVTARTAAGPAPFLVEAGAAGLTVEPQRSTSGEPQAMLRFDGVRLAGDAVLGPAGGRAAIVADLVRRAQVALALRQVGVAAEALRRTADYASGRIQFGKPLGSMQAVQQRAADAFIEVEAMRSTALLAAWQIDAGRVQPADVATAKYWAAIGGHRVVHAAQHLHGGIGADITYPIHRYFLTATAIGEALGGAAPMLAAIGDAVASGRTEALA from the coding sequence ATGGACTTCACCCTGACCGACGACCAGCAGGCGCTGCGCGACCTGGCGGCCCGTATCCTCGACGATGCGACCGGCGACGAGGCGATCCGGGCCTTCGCCGACAGCGGCCGCCCCTATGACGCCGTGCTGTGGAGGACCCTTGCCGAGGCGGGCATGCTCGGGCTGGCGCTGTCCGTCGAGGCGGGCGGGCTGGGGCTCGGCATGGTCGAGTTGGGGCTGCTGCTGGAGGAGCAGGGCCGCACCCTCGCGCCGCTGCCGCTGACCCCGGTCGCGCTCGCCGGCTGGGCGATCGACGCGCATGGAAATGCTGCGCACAAAAAATGGCTCGGCGCGATGCTGTCGGGCGCGGCGATCCTCGCCGTCGCGATCGAGGAGGTCGGCGGGGTCGACCCGTGCGATCCGGCCATGACCGCCGCGCCGGACGGCGACGGCTGGCGACTGGGCGGCGCCAAGGTCGCGGTGCCCTATGGCGCCGAGGCGCAGGCGCTGCTCGTCACCGCGCGCACCGCCGCCGGGCCGGCGCCGTTCCTGGTCGAGGCCGGGGCCGCAGGCCTGACGGTCGAGCCGCAGCGCTCGACGAGCGGCGAGCCGCAGGCGATGCTGCGCTTCGACGGCGTGCGGCTGGCCGGCGACGCGGTGCTCGGCCCGGCGGGCGGGCGGGCCGCGATCGTCGCCGACCTCGTCCGGCGCGCGCAGGTGGCGCTGGCGCTGCGCCAGGTCGGCGTCGCCGCCGAGGCGCTGCGGCGCACCGCCGATTATGCGAGCGGCCGGATTCAGTTCGGCAAGCCGCTCGGATCGATGCAGGCGGTGCAGCAGCGCGCCGCCGACGCCTTCATCGAGGTCGAGGCGATGCGTTCGACCGCTTTGCTCGCCGCCTGGCAGATCGACGCCGGCCGCGTCCAGCCGGCCGACGTCGCCACCGCCAAATATTGGGCGGCGATCGGCGGCCACCGCGTGGTCCATGCTGCGCAGCATCTGCACGGCGGGATCGGCGCCGACATCACCTATCCCATCCACCGCTATTTCCTGACCGCCACCGCGATCGGCGAGGCTCTGGGCGGCGCCGCCCCGATGCTTGCCGCGATCGGCGATGCGGTCGCCTCGGGCCGGACGGAGGCGCTCGCATGA
- a CDS encoding Ethyl tert-butyl ether degradation EthD (PFAM: Ethyl tert-butyl ether degradation EthD) has protein sequence MSRVKSIALLRRRADLSREAFVDYYETRHVPLIRSLLPGIVDYRRNFADFDGAYVNAGAAPFDFDVVTELWFADRAAYDRAMARAADPAVAARIAADEENFLDRSGTRMFLVEERVSPAG, from the coding sequence ATGAGCCGGGTCAAGTCGATCGCCTTGCTGCGCCGCCGGGCGGACCTGAGCCGCGAGGCGTTCGTCGACTATTACGAGACGCGGCACGTGCCGCTGATCCGGTCGCTGCTGCCCGGCATCGTCGACTATCGCCGCAACTTCGCCGACTTCGACGGCGCCTATGTCAATGCCGGCGCGGCGCCGTTCGACTTCGACGTGGTGACCGAGCTGTGGTTCGCCGACCGCGCGGCCTATGACCGCGCGATGGCCCGCGCCGCCGATCCCGCGGTCGCCGCGCGGATCGCCGCCGACGAGGAGAATTTCCTCGACCGGTCGGGCACGCGGATGTTCCTGGTCGAGGAGCGCGTCAGCCCGGCGGGCTGA
- a CDS encoding Ethyl tert-butyl ether degradation EthD (PFAM: Ethyl tert-butyl ether degradation EthD) encodes MSGEAVKTIGFMPRRPDIDRAAFRTYYETRHAPLAAPLFPFRRYRRNHLTDAAIEPGFDCIAEFWIGSLDELGSVMAGEAGDTMRADEPNFMDQPRIFPVRADPVATGSDTGRTMALLRREGGDPDTLARTARQAGAGLDLLAPFGARPAPFDAILRCEGEPPPLPAGWTAALTVTVEAHETDPATLRG; translated from the coding sequence ATGAGCGGGGAGGCGGTCAAGACGATCGGCTTCATGCCGCGCCGGCCCGACATCGACCGCGCCGCCTTCAGGACCTATTACGAGACCCGGCACGCGCCGCTCGCCGCCCCGCTCTTCCCGTTCCGCCGCTATCGGCGCAACCACCTGACCGACGCGGCGATCGAGCCCGGCTTCGACTGCATCGCCGAATTCTGGATCGGGTCGCTGGACGAGCTCGGCTCGGTGATGGCGGGCGAGGCGGGCGACACGATGCGCGCCGACGAGCCCAATTTCATGGACCAGCCGCGCATCTTCCCGGTCCGGGCGGACCCGGTGGCGACGGGCAGCGACACGGGGCGGACGATGGCGCTGCTCCGCCGCGAGGGCGGCGATCCCGACACGCTGGCCCGGACAGCGCGGCAGGCCGGCGCCGGGCTCGACCTGCTCGCCCCGTTCGGCGCGCGCCCCGCGCCGTTCGACGCCATCCTGCGCTGCGAGGGCGAGCCCCCGCCCCTGCCCGCCGGCTGGACAGCCGCACTCACCGTGACGGTCGAGGCGCACGAGACCGACCCGGCGACCCTGCGCGGATAG
- a CDS encoding fumarate reductase/succinate dehydrogenase flavoprotein domain protein (PFAM: fumarate reductase/succinate dehydrogenase flavoprotein domain protein; FAD dependent oxidoreductase), which yields MNAPFPLAADLGVAVDRPLVVVDPDGFAWDETADLVVVGLGGAGVAAAIEGLERGLSVIAVDRYACGGSTAANGGVFYAGGGTAIQREAGEEDSPEAMLAYLRIEAGRVVSDATLRRFVEDSPATIDWILKHGGRLAASVWREKCSYPPLDRFLYHPDNSLVASYRARARPAARGHRAFGRDGKKAWGLGKFITGPMTESALRLGLVFHRYSEAHQLVQDRDGRVIGVRIRSIRDGSPEARRFARYIARANALLAALPPSIPLASITIALGNHYLRKAGAIEAKARFTRTIRAREGVVLSAGGFIMNPRMVARFAPAYAKGMPNGTLGDQGSGILLGMSAGGATALMDKVSAWRFINPPKAWAQAIAVDRAGERFVDETVYGATLGEHIVDHHGGVAWLIYDRTARAAAFAQARDPRLVPFQRDVTLLNLMFNARKAPSLAALADRIGVDPDGLARTVAAYNAAARGAGADPFGKEPADMRPIETGPFYAMDISIDSRFLPLPVITFGGLRVEEESGQVLDGAGRPIAGLYAAGRCAVGIASQTYVSGLSFADCFFSGRRAARHAARANA from the coding sequence GTGAACGCGCCCTTCCCCCTCGCCGCCGACCTGGGCGTCGCGGTCGACCGGCCGCTCGTCGTCGTCGATCCGGACGGCTTCGCCTGGGACGAGACCGCCGACCTCGTCGTCGTCGGACTGGGCGGCGCGGGGGTCGCGGCCGCGATCGAAGGGCTGGAGCGCGGCCTGTCGGTGATCGCGGTCGACCGCTATGCCTGCGGCGGATCGACCGCGGCCAATGGCGGGGTGTTCTACGCCGGCGGCGGCACCGCGATCCAGCGCGAGGCGGGCGAGGAGGACAGCCCCGAGGCGATGCTCGCCTATCTCCGCATCGAGGCGGGCAGGGTCGTGTCGGACGCGACCCTGCGCCGCTTCGTCGAGGACAGCCCGGCGACGATCGACTGGATCCTGAAGCATGGCGGCCGGCTGGCGGCGAGCGTGTGGCGGGAGAAATGCTCCTATCCGCCGCTCGACCGCTTCCTCTACCATCCCGACAATTCGCTGGTGGCGAGCTACCGGGCCCGCGCCCGGCCGGCGGCGCGCGGCCACCGCGCCTTCGGCCGCGACGGCAAGAAGGCCTGGGGCCTCGGCAAATTCATCACGGGGCCGATGACCGAGTCCGCGCTCCGCCTCGGCCTCGTCTTCCACCGCTACAGCGAGGCGCACCAATTGGTGCAGGACCGCGACGGCCGGGTGATCGGCGTCCGCATCCGGTCGATCCGCGACGGCTCGCCCGAGGCGCGGCGCTTCGCGCGCTACATCGCCCGCGCCAACGCGCTGCTCGCCGCGCTGCCGCCCAGCATCCCGCTCGCCTCGATCACCATCGCGCTCGGCAACCATTATCTGCGCAAGGCCGGCGCGATCGAGGCGAAGGCGCGCTTCACCCGCACCATCCGCGCCCGCGAAGGCGTGGTGCTCAGCGCCGGCGGCTTCATCATGAACCCCAGGATGGTCGCCCGCTTCGCCCCGGCCTATGCCAAGGGCATGCCCAACGGCACGCTCGGCGACCAGGGATCGGGCATCTTGCTCGGCATGAGCGCGGGCGGGGCGACCGCGCTGATGGACAAGGTCAGCGCCTGGCGCTTCATCAACCCGCCCAAGGCCTGGGCGCAGGCGATCGCCGTCGACCGCGCCGGCGAACGCTTCGTCGACGAGACCGTCTATGGCGCGACGCTGGGCGAGCATATCGTCGACCATCATGGCGGCGTCGCCTGGCTGATCTACGACCGGACGGCGCGCGCCGCCGCCTTCGCCCAGGCGCGCGACCCGCGCCTCGTCCCGTTCCAGCGCGACGTGACCCTGCTCAACCTGATGTTCAACGCGCGCAAGGCGCCGAGCCTCGCGGCGCTGGCGGACCGGATCGGCGTCGATCCCGACGGCCTCGCCCGCACCGTCGCCGCCTATAACGCCGCGGCGCGCGGCGCCGGCGCCGATCCGTTCGGCAAGGAGCCAGCCGACATGCGGCCGATCGAGACCGGCCCCTTCTATGCGATGGACATTTCGATCGACAGCCGCTTCCTGCCGCTGCCGGTGATCACCTTCGGCGGCCTGCGCGTCGAGGAGGAAAGCGGGCAGGTGCTCGACGGCGCGGGCCGGCCGATCGCCGGGCTCTACGCCGCCGGGCGCTGCGCGGTGGGCATCGCCTCGCAGACCTATGTCAGCGGGCTGTCCTTCGCCGACTGTTTCTTCTCGGGCCGCCGCGCCGCGCGGCATGCCGCCCGGGCCAATGCCTGA
- a CDS encoding transcriptional regulator, AsnC family (PFAM: regulatory protein, AsnC/Lrp family), which produces MTRIPLDELDQKIIDRLSRDARVSNREIGREFGLTEGTIRSRLKRLLDNKVIRVAAVTNANRLKNPFLAYLWIEADTAGDIQALAERLASLPEITFVSTMLGRADVLAMTLVENGSQLTDFLHQTIDKIPGVRRVRYSLGQNFIKHDFRYCALVD; this is translated from the coding sequence ATGACCCGCATCCCGCTCGACGAGCTCGACCAGAAGATCATCGACCGGCTGAGCCGCGACGCGCGGGTCAGCAACCGGGAGATCGGCCGCGAGTTCGGCCTGACCGAGGGCACGATCCGATCGCGGTTGAAGCGGCTGCTCGACAACAAGGTGATCCGCGTCGCCGCCGTCACCAACGCCAACCGGCTGAAGAACCCGTTCCTCGCCTATCTGTGGATCGAGGCCGACACCGCCGGCGACATCCAGGCGCTGGCCGAACGGCTCGCCTCGCTGCCCGAGATCACCTTCGTCTCGACGATGCTCGGCCGCGCCGACGTGCTGGCGATGACGCTGGTGGAGAATGGCAGCCAGCTCACCGACTTCCTCCACCAGACGATCGACAAGATCCCCGGCGTGCGGCGGGTCCGCTACAGCCTGGGCCAGAACTTCATCAAGCACGACTTCCGCTACTGCGCATTGGTCGATTGA
- a CDS encoding MaoC domain protein dehydratase (PFAM: MaoC domain protein dehydratase) codes for MKTVTVGQALPELIVPITASAIVAAAIATNDYEDVHHDKAAAQATGVPDIFMNILTSNGFVQRYVSDWCGPEARIAAVDIRLGAPNFVGDTMRITGAVSRVEGDEVDVRVSGRNAIGEHVAATVTLHWRARA; via the coding sequence ATGAAGACCGTGACCGTGGGGCAGGCCCTGCCCGAACTGATCGTGCCGATCACCGCCTCCGCCATCGTCGCGGCCGCGATCGCCACCAACGACTATGAGGACGTCCATCACGACAAGGCCGCCGCGCAGGCGACCGGGGTGCCCGACATCTTCATGAACATCCTGACCAGCAACGGCTTCGTCCAGCGCTACGTGTCCGACTGGTGCGGGCCCGAGGCGCGGATCGCCGCGGTCGACATCCGGCTCGGCGCGCCCAACTTCGTCGGCGACACGATGCGGATCACCGGGGCGGTGAGCCGGGTCGAGGGCGACGAGGTCGACGTGCGGGTCAGCGGCCGCAACGCGATCGGTGAGCATGTCGCCGCCACCGTCACGCTGCATTGGAGGGCGAGGGCATGA
- a CDS encoding short-chain dehydrogenase/reductase SDR (PFAM: short-chain dehydrogenase/reductase SDR), translating to MSNDNRKVAVVTGASRGAGAGIARALGEAGYAVYVTGRTVEEGKAPLPGTIGATAQAVDRLGGRGVAVAVDHRDDAQVKALFDRVERDEGRLDILVNNAAIIDDALILPGGFWERPLALVDILDVGLRSGYVASFHAAPLLIRTGGGLIAFTSSFGSACYMHGPAYGAQKAGVDKFAADMGVDLRDHDAAAVSIWMGPLRTERTDKAIAERPDQYEAIMANAETPEFTGKLIAAIHASPDRMAMSGQTFIGAELGERFAIQDAGGKQPPSFRAMLGEPRLPHPAIVR from the coding sequence ATGAGCAACGACAATCGCAAGGTCGCCGTCGTCACCGGCGCCAGCCGCGGCGCGGGCGCCGGCATCGCCCGCGCGCTGGGCGAGGCGGGCTATGCCGTCTACGTCACCGGCCGCACGGTCGAGGAAGGCAAGGCGCCGCTGCCCGGCACGATCGGCGCGACCGCGCAGGCGGTCGACCGGCTCGGCGGGCGCGGCGTCGCGGTCGCGGTCGACCATCGCGACGACGCCCAGGTCAAGGCGCTGTTCGACCGGGTCGAACGCGACGAGGGCCGGCTCGACATCCTCGTCAACAACGCCGCGATCATCGACGACGCGCTGATCCTGCCGGGCGGCTTCTGGGAACGGCCGCTCGCCCTGGTCGACATCCTCGACGTCGGGCTGCGCTCGGGCTATGTCGCGAGCTTCCATGCCGCGCCGCTGCTGATCCGCACCGGCGGCGGCCTGATCGCCTTCACCTCCTCCTTCGGCTCGGCCTGCTACATGCATGGGCCCGCTTATGGCGCGCAGAAGGCCGGCGTCGACAAATTCGCCGCCGACATGGGCGTCGACCTGCGCGACCATGACGCCGCCGCCGTCTCGATCTGGATGGGCCCGCTGCGCACCGAGCGGACCGACAAGGCGATCGCCGAGCGGCCCGACCAATATGAGGCGATCATGGCCAATGCCGAGACGCCCGAGTTCACCGGCAAGCTGATCGCCGCGATCCACGCCTCGCCCGACCGCATGGCGATGTCGGGGCAGACCTTCATCGGCGCCGAGCTCGGCGAGCGCTTCGCGATCCAGGACGCGGGCGGCAAGCAGCCCCCGTCCTTCCGGGCGATGCTGGGCGAGCCGCGCCTTCCCCACCCGGCTATCGTTCGCTAA
- a CDS encoding Acetyl-CoA acetyltransferase-like protein, with translation MSGLSGKAAIVGIGATEFSKNSGRSELRLAVEAIAAALDDAGIDRAEVDGLSTYTMDNNPEIEVFRNIGGRQLKFFSRIHYGGGAACAPVMQAAMAVATGVAEVVICYRAMNERSQYRFGTGHTPPPVPNAESAHYGYYVPFGLISPASWVAMAARRYMHETGATSEDFGRVSVACRAHAATNPAAWFYQQPITLDDHQASRWIVEPLHLLDCCQESDGAVAIVVASAVRAAKLRQPPAIIRAAAQGAADDQQMMTSYYRPDIARLSEMDLVAGQLYAQAQMRPADIRTAILYDHFSPFVLPQLEAFGFAGRGQARHFIAQEGIGPGGRLPVNTNGGQLGEAYIHGMNGIAEAVRQVRGTSVNQVPGPGHVLVTAGTGVPTSGLILAAA, from the coding sequence ATGAGCGGACTGTCCGGCAAGGCCGCGATCGTCGGCATCGGCGCGACCGAATTCTCGAAGAACAGCGGCCGGTCCGAGCTGCGCCTCGCGGTCGAGGCGATCGCCGCCGCGCTCGACGATGCCGGGATCGACCGGGCCGAGGTCGACGGGCTCAGCACCTATACGATGGACAATAATCCCGAGATCGAGGTGTTCCGCAACATCGGCGGGCGGCAGCTCAAATTCTTCAGCCGCATCCATTATGGCGGCGGCGCCGCCTGCGCGCCGGTCATGCAGGCGGCGATGGCGGTCGCGACCGGCGTGGCCGAGGTGGTCATCTGCTACCGCGCGATGAACGAGCGGTCGCAATATCGCTTCGGCACCGGCCACACCCCGCCGCCGGTGCCCAACGCCGAATCCGCGCATTACGGCTATTATGTCCCCTTCGGCCTGATCTCCCCGGCGTCCTGGGTGGCGATGGCGGCGCGGCGCTACATGCACGAGACCGGCGCCACCTCGGAGGATTTCGGCCGGGTCTCGGTCGCCTGCCGCGCCCATGCCGCGACCAATCCGGCGGCCTGGTTCTACCAGCAGCCCATCACCCTCGACGATCACCAGGCGTCGCGCTGGATCGTCGAGCCGCTCCACCTGCTCGACTGCTGCCAGGAATCGGACGGCGCGGTGGCGATCGTCGTCGCCAGCGCGGTGCGCGCGGCGAAGCTCAGGCAGCCCCCGGCGATCATCCGCGCGGCGGCGCAGGGCGCGGCCGACGACCAGCAGATGATGACGAGCTATTACCGGCCCGACATCGCCCGGCTGTCGGAGATGGACCTCGTCGCCGGGCAGCTCTACGCGCAGGCGCAGATGCGGCCCGCCGACATCCGCACCGCGATCCTCTACGATCATTTCTCGCCCTTCGTGCTGCCGCAGCTCGAGGCGTTCGGCTTCGCCGGGCGCGGCCAGGCGCGGCACTTCATCGCGCAGGAAGGGATCGGGCCGGGCGGGCGGCTGCCGGTCAACACCAATGGCGGCCAGCTCGGCGAGGCCTATATCCACGGCATGAACGGCATCGCCGAGGCGGTGCGGCAGGTGCGCGGCACCTCGGTCAACCAGGTGCCGGGGCCGGGCCACGTCCTCGTCACGGCGGGGACGGGGGTTCCGACCAGCGGGCTGATATTGGCGGCGGCCTGA
- a CDS encoding transcriptional regulator, AsnC family (PFAM: regulatory protein, AsnC/Lrp family): MAAKKPKKTKDDEAATARQSVPPPAVLEPIDEKIIAALRQSGRIANRDLARLIDVNEATVRTRLRKLEATNAVRVVAMRDISAMGFNAMAAVGVQVKGRSASEVGADLAKLENVITVNVTIGMYDIEAQVVATDIEELDRLLTDVIAHIDGVERLFPGLSMKILKYNPEWAPL; this comes from the coding sequence GTGGCAGCGAAAAAACCGAAGAAGACCAAGGACGATGAGGCCGCGACGGCGCGGCAGTCCGTTCCGCCCCCCGCCGTGCTCGAACCGATCGACGAAAAGATCATCGCCGCGTTGCGCCAGTCGGGCCGCATCGCCAACCGCGACCTCGCCCGCCTGATCGACGTCAACGAGGCGACGGTGCGCACCCGGCTGCGCAAGCTGGAGGCGACCAACGCGGTCCGCGTCGTCGCGATGCGCGACATCAGCGCGATGGGCTTCAACGCCATGGCCGCGGTCGGCGTGCAGGTGAAGGGCCGCTCCGCCAGCGAGGTCGGCGCCGACCTCGCCAAGCTCGAGAACGTCATCACCGTCAACGTGACGATCGGCATGTACGATATCGAGGCGCAGGTGGTGGCCACCGACATCGAGGAGCTGGACCGGCTGCTGACCGACGTCATCGCCCATATCGACGGCGTCGAGCGGCTGTTCCCCGGCCTGTCGATGAAGATCCTCAAATACAACCCCGAATGGGCCCCGCTATGA